The Sandaracinobacteroides saxicola nucleotide sequence GCGCGCGGCGCCAATGTCGTCGTCAACGCGCTGGCGGCGCAGCGCCTCGGCTTCGCCACGCCGGCCGCCGCCATCGGCAAGACCGTGAAACTGGCGCTGGTCCGCGACATCTACGGCCCTGTCGCCGTCACCATCGTCGGCGTCGTGGATGACGTCCGCTACCGCTCGATCCGCGAGCCGCTGGAGCCGATCATCTTCACCTACAACCGCGGCTTCATCAGCACCATGGTGGTCCGCGTCGATGCCGCCCGCGCCGCCCAGGTCCGCGACCGTATCGAAAGGGTCTGGCGCCGCTACGCCCCCAATGTCCCGTTCGAGGCGAAATTCGCCGACGACATCGTCTTCGACCTGTACAAGGCCGAGCAGGCCCGCGCCACCATCTTCGCCGCCTTCGCCGGCCTCGCCATCATCGTCGCCTGCCTCGGCCTGTTCGGCCTCGCCGCCTTCACCGCCGAGCGCCGCACGAAGGAAATCGGCATCCGCAAGGTGCTCGGCGCCCGCGACCGCGACATCGTCCGCCTGCTGGTCTGGCAGTTCAGCCGGCCCGTCCTCCTCGCCAACCTCCTCGCCTGGCCCGTCGCCTGGTGGCTGATGCGCGGCTGGCTGGACAGCTTCAACGACCGCATCCCCCTGGGCCCGCACTGGTTCCTCGGCGCCGGGCTGCTCGCCGCCCTCATCGCCGCCGCCACCATCATCACCCACGCCCTGAAGGTCGCCCGCGCCAGCCCGATCAATGCCCTTCGGTACGAGTAAGGCTGGACAATCGGGGCGTCATGATATATTAGTGAATATCACTAGAAAGCTGCTCCATGGACATCGCCATCACCGCCACCGACGCCAACCAGCGCTTTTCCGAGGTGCTGCGCGACATTCAGGCCGGCGAGACCTTCATCGTCACCTCCCATGGTCGCCCGGTCGCCCGCCTCCTGCCCATCGACCATGGCCAGAACCAGACGGCCGCCATTGACCTGCTGCTCGATCACCTCAATACCCTGCCCCCTCGCACCCTTCCCGGCTGGCAGCGAGACGAGCTTTACACGTGATCCGTCTTGCCTTCGACACCAACATCCTTGCCTATCTGAGCGGCGTGAACCGCCATCCCGACGATCTCGACAAGATCGCTGAAAGCCGCCGCCTTCTCGCCGCCCTGCGTGGTCGCGCCACGCTCGTTGCACCCGCCCAGGCGCTTGCGGAGCTGTTCGTGGTTCTCACCCGCGCCGGCGCCTCCCGGGCCGAGACGCGTGAAACAATTCTCCACATCCGCTCTGGCTTTGCGCCCGCCGATACCACCAGCGCCACCCTCGATTCAGCGCTCGACTGCGCGGCCGCCCACAAGCTGCAACTGTGGGATGCGATCATCCTGACCGCCGCCGCCGAAAGCGGCGCCGTGCTGCTGCTGTCGGAGGACATGCAGTCCGGCTTCCAGTGGCGAGGAACCACCGTCGTCAATCCGCTGGCCGCCAGGCCCGACCGCCGTCTCGCCGCTCTCTTCGCCTGATGCTTCTGACACTTTGACTCGCGCCGCCGCCGCGCCCACATAGGCGCCATGGCCGCGCCCGCCTCCCGCCCGTTGATCGACGGCTTCGGCCGCCGCATCAGCTATGTCCGCCTCTCCGTCACCGACCGCTGCGACTTCCGCTGCACCTACTGCATGCCGTCGGACATGACCTTCCTGCCCAAGGCCGACATCCTGACGCTCGAGGAGCTGGCGCTCGTCGCCGAGGCCTTCATCGCCCGCGGCGTCACCCGCCTGCGCCTCACCGGCGGGGAGCCCCTCGTCCGCCGCGACATGCTCGACCTCGTCCAGCGCCTCGGCCGGCATGTGGGGAGCGGCCTCGACGAACTCACCCTCACCACCAACGGCAGCCAGCTCGCCCGCTTCGCCGAACCCCTGTTCCGGGCCGGCGTCCGCCGCGTCAACGTCAGCCTCGACACGCTCGACCCCGCCCGCTTCACCGCCATCACCCGCCGCGGGCAGCTCGCCCCCGTCCTCGACGGCATCGCCGCGGCGAAAGCCGCCGGCCTCGCCGTCAAGATCAACATGGTCGCCCTCAAAGGCCTGAACGAGGACGAGATCGAAGCCATGCTCGCCTGGTGCGCCCGCGAAGGCCACGCCCTCACCCTCATCGAAACCATGCCGCTCGGCCAAATCGAGGAAGACCGCACCGACCGCTACCTGCCGCTCTCCGAAATCCGCCGCCGCCTCGAAACCCGCTTCACCCTCACGCCGCTGACGCAGCGCACCGGCGGCCCCGCCCGCTACCTGCGCATCGAGGAGACCGGCCAGACGCTCGGCCTCATCACCCCCCTCACCCACAATTTCTGCGAAAGCTGCAACCGCGTCCGCGTCACCGCCACCGGCACGCTCTTCATGTGCCTGGGGCAGGAAGACCGCCTCGACCTGCGCGACCTGCTCCGCCAACACGGCCCCGCCGCGCTCGACGCCGCGCTCGACCGCGCCATGCAGCTGAAACCCAAAGGCCACGACTTCGTCATCGAACGCCGCGAAGCCGCCCCCGCCGTCGCCCGCCACATGAGCATGACCGGAGGCTGAGCGCTTGAAGATCGGCCTGATGGTCTCCCCCACCCCCGCCGCGCGCGAGGCCGAGGCCGAACTCCGCCCCCTCATCGACTTCGTCGATCCCGCGCACGCCGACATCCTCGTCGCGCTCGGCGGCGACGGCTTCATGCTCGACGTCCTGCACCGCATGCTCAACGCGCAGCGCTCGGTCCCCGTCTTCGGCATGAACCGCGGCACCGTCGGCTTCATGATGAACGCCTGGGCGCCCGACGGCCTCGCCGAACGCCTCGCCGCCGCCCGCGCCTTCACGCTCAACCCGCTGCTCATGACCGCGCACAGCATCGAGGGCGAAACCGTCACCAGCCCCGCCATCAACGAGGTCAGCCTGCTGCGCGAAACCCGCCAGGTCGCCAAGATCGAGATCGCCATCGATGGCCGCGTCCGCCTCTCCGAGCTCGCCTGCGACGGTGTCCTCGTCGCCACGCCGGCCGGCAGCACCGCCTACAACCTCAGCGCCCACGGTCCCATCCTGCCGCTCGGCAGCGACCTGCTCGCGCTCACCCCGATCAGCCCCTTCCGCCCCCGCCGCTGGCGCGGCGCCCTGATCCCGAACGACAGCAGCGTCACCTTCCGCGTGCTCGACCCCGAAAAGCGCCCCGTCAGCGCCGTCGCCGACCAGGTCGAGGTGCGCAATGTCGACAGCGTCACCGTGACCACCGACAAGAGCCGCACGCTGACCATGCTGTTCGATCCCGAATATGCGCTGGACGACCGCATCCTGATGGAACAATTTCTGAGCTAGAGCGCATCGCGGAAAAGTGGCACCCGGTTTTCCGCAACCGATGCGCGACCACAAAAGACAGGGGAGAGACCGATGCCGTTCATCCGAGACGATGTGCAGAAACTGCTCGCCATGCTCGCCGCCACGCCCGGCCCGCAGATGCACGAGGTCGATCCGGCGACCGCGCGCCAGATGTATCAGATGATGGGCCAGCTCGCCGAACGCCCGGCCAACCCTGCCGTCACCCAGACCGACCTTGCCATCCCCGGCCCCGCCGGCGCGCTGAAGGCCCGGCGCTATGCCCCGCCGTCGCCCGAACCCGGCCGCGTGCTGCTCTTCTTCCACGGCGGCGGCTGGGTCATCGGCGACCTTGAAACCCACAACAGCCTCTGCTCCGAAATCGCCGCGCTTGCCGGCATGACGGTGGTCGCCACCGATTACCGCCTCGCCCCCGAAACCCGCTTCCCCGGCGCCGTTCAGGACTGCCTCGCCACGGTGCGCTGGGCGGCGTCCTCCCCGCCCGAACTCGGCAGTGTGACCGGCATCATCCTCGCCGGCGACAGCGCCGGCGGCAACCTCAGCGCCGTCTGCGCCCGCGCGCTCCGCCGCGAAGCCCCCATCGTCGCGCAATGGCTGATCTACCCCGGCGTCGACATGACCGACGCCACCGGCTCCATGACCGAGTTTGCCGAGGGCTACCTCCTCACCGCCGCCGGCATGGCCTGGTTCGGCGACCATTATGCCGCCGATGTCGACCACGAACATGCCAGCCCGCTCCATTCGGCCGACTGGGACGCGCTGCCCCCCGCGCTGGTCTTCACCTGCGGCCTCGACCCGCTGCGCGACCAGGGCCGCGCCTACGCCGCCAAACTCATCAGCACCGGCCACCGCGTGATTTTCCGCGAGGCCCCCGGGCAGGTGCACGGCAGCGCCCAGCTCCGCGGCGCCCTCCCCAGCGCCCAGGCCGACCTCGAAGGCCAGATCGCCGACCTGAAAGCCCTGCTGGCATGAGCGATGCCTACCGGCCTGGCGCTGACGTTGACGCCTCGGCCTATCGGCCCGGCGTTGGCATCATGCTCGTCAACGGCGAAGGCAAGATCTTCGTCGGCCAGCGCTTCGATTCGGTGGTGGAGGCGTGGCAGATGCCCCAGGGCGGCATCGACCCCGGCGAGGACCCCTGGACCGCCGCCCGGCGCGAGCTGGAGGAGGAAACCGGCGTCACCCCTGCCCATGTCGAAAAGATCGCCGAAACCGCCGGCTGGCTCAGCTACGACCTGCCGCCCGAGCTCCGCGCCGTGCTGTGGAAAGGCCGCTACATCGGCCAGCGCCAGAAATGGTTCGCCTGCCGCTTCACCGGCACCGACGCCGACATCGACATCGCCACCACGCACCCCGAGTTCAAGGCCTGGCGCTGGGCCGACCCCGACACCCTCCCCGACCTCATCGTCACCTTCAAACAGGATCTCTACAGGGCCCTGATCGCCGAACTCGGCCCCCATCTTACCCGGCCGACCCGCGCGCCCACACCATAAAACCGCGTTTCACGGATAAAACGGCCCCGGCGCCTCCCGCAGCGCCTCATAATGCACCAGCGCCGGCTCGCCCGCCAGCGGCACCGGCACCCCGTTACGGAACGCCCATTCCCCCCGGTCGCAATCCTCCGCCCGCACATAGCCGTTGATCACCAGCCGCCGCGCATGGCCCGACACATTGGTGCCCGAGGCATGCACCAGATAGGGGCTCCACAGCGCGACATCCCCCGGCTCCAGCAGCAGCTCCGCCGTATCCGCCGGGTCCAGCCCCACCGCCCGCAGCGCCTCGTCGCTCACCGCCTGCCCCAGCACCTCGCCGTCGATCCTCATCGCCAGGTCGCCGTGACGATGGCTCCCCCGCACCACCCGCAGGCATCCTGATTCGGCGGTGTGCGGATCGACCGCCAGCCCGGTCTGCACATAGCTTGTCGCCAGGTTGCGATAGGCCCATGCCGGCCGCCGGCTGCGGCTGTCCTGGTGCCAGGCGAAATCGCCGCCGGTCCCCACGCCCCGCGCCTTCCAGTGCAGCTGGTGGATGATCTGCTTCAGGTCGCGCCCGATCAGGGGTTGCAGCAGCTCCACCCAGCGCGGATCGATGCGCAACGCCGCCATCGCCGCATTGTGATAGGCCGGCCACTGCACCATCCGCACGCGCGGCGCGCCATCGGGCGGCGTGCCCGGCAGGACATTGTAGAACAGGTTGCCATGGCGATAGCTGCGGCCATGCGCCATTCCCTCCGCATGGATCGCGTCCATCGCCGCGCCGATCGCCGCTACCTCAGCCATCGAAAACAGGCCGCGCACGATGGCATAACCATCCCGCCGGAACGCCTCCACCATCGCCACCGTGTTTTTCTCTTGCTTTTTCATCCAGGATTTATTACCATAAAGGTTAACAAGCGACCCTCTCCCACAACCACTATACGCCAGTGATGACAAAAAGACGGCAAAAATCGCTAAGCCCTTGATTCAGGCTGTCACTTTTTGCGACAAACTTTCCAGATTTCCTGCCCGCAACAAACCAACAGCCTCACCCACCCCCCGTCACCCCGGGCTCGACCCGGGGCCCCTCACACTATCGGCTCAATCGCTAAAGCCCCGCCCCCGCTTGCGGGGGAGGTGTCAGGCAAAGCCTGACGGAGGGGGCCAGCGCGCCCGAACCAACCCCGAACCATCGCCCCTGCGCGGCCAAGCCGCGCGAACTCGGACCGGGGTCGAGGCGGAGAGTGTGAGAAGAACAAAAGAAAGAAAGAACAAAAAAGCGGGCAAAGCCCGCTTGTCGGACGTGTCGGTTGGCCACCGGCCAACCGCACGCCGGCCAGGCCTGCGGCGAGTCTGGAAATAGCGCTTTGCGCTATTTCCAGCCGCCTTGGCCTTACGCCGCTTTCTTCACCATGTCCGCTTCCATCCCGCGCCAATCCCGGCTCACCAGCTTTTCCTCGATCGCCGTCCGCGTCTCCAGCACACCCCCGCGGATCCAATGCCACGTCCGGCAGCGCTTCTTGCCATCATCGCTCAGCTGGATCATCTCATACAGATACAGCTCCGGGTCCCCCGTCCGCTGCCAGTACAGCACCGTCGTCCGGTTGTTGGTGTCCAGCGTCATGTCGCTGGCCCAGCCCTTGATCAGGTCATTGTCCCACCAGATGCGCCCGTCGCGATACTCCGCCGGAAACTCCCGCACCTCGGTCCGCCCGTCCGCCCAGGTGTAATGATTGGTCTGGTGATAGGGAAACGGCCCCTCATCCGGAAAGCGGCAGAACAGCCGGCTCGTGTGCTCGTCCACCAGCTTCCCCTCGGCATTGTAATAGCGATAGGTGCCGTCCCACACCCCTTCATGCCGCGCCAGCGTCGGCAAATCTTCCTTGATACCCATGACTGTGCTCCTCCTGTCTCACCTGATTCCGTCAACCACCCGCCGCGTCAAGACAGGCGTTCAACAGCGGACGCGCCGCCCGCGCCCGCATCAGCGCCAGATGCCGCACCGCCAGCGCCTCCGGCGTCGCCTCGGCCACATCGAACGCCCGCGCGGTCGCAGCAGAAGCCGCGAACCACGGCTCGAAAAACGTCTCCGCCCGCAGCATCTGCCAGCCGCGCTGCAAATGGCCGCCAAAGCGATCCGGCACCAGATCGGGCAGGCCCTGTGCCCGCCACTCCGCCACCGCTCCCTTCGGATCGGCGGCCGCCACCGGCCCAACCCCCAGCCGCGCCGCCACCGCCGCCGCCAGCCGCACCGACCAGCCGCGCCCCTCGACGGACCGCACCGCCACGCCCAGCGCCGCCACCGCCGCCGCCACAACCTCCGCCCAATCCGCCAGGCTCTCCGGCGCGCCATCCCAATCGCCGGACAGCCCATGCCCCGGCAGGTCGACCGCCAGCGCCTCCACCCCGAACGCACTCGCCGCCCCGCCCGGCGCATGCAGGTGCAGCACCTCCCCGTTGCCGCGCCAATGGATCAACCCGTCGAACCCGGCGGCCGCGACCGGAACGAACCCCTCGTCCGCCACCTCCACCGCGGTCGCCGCACACGCCGCCGGATGCGCCCGCAGATGCGCCAGCGCCAGCGCCTCCAGTTCGTCCGGCGTCGCCACCCCTTCTGCCCGCCAATTGGGCGGCAGCGTCCCCAGCCGCGCCAGATGCGCCGCCAGCGGATCGCCCTGATACGCGCTCAGCAGCACCGGCGGAGTCGCCACCCCCGGCCCCGGCACATCGCGGTTCGCCCGCAGCACCGCGGCATAGCCCAGCCGGAAACTGTCGCCCGCCGCCAGCACCTCCATCACGATCGGATGCACCTTCCCCGGATCATCATTCGCCATCGGCAAGCGCGCCGCATCATCCGCCCGATACCAGGGGAAGAACCAGCTCTGTTCCAGGATCCGCCCCCACAGCCAGGCCAGATGCTCGCCATAGGGCAGCGGCAGAAACGCCGGCGTGTAATTCGCACCGAAATCCGCCTTCTCCGCCTCGCTCCACACCGCATAGCCACCGCACGCCAGCGCGCTGAAGCGATGCGCCGCCCGCTTCACCGCCGTCACCAGGATGATCGCTCCCGAATGAAAGCCGTACGCCCCCACCTGCGGCAGCCCCATCGCATCCAGGAAGCCCAGCGCCGCGTCGGCATAATCCTCCACCTGCGGATCGGCCTTGTGCAGCGGCGCGCTGTCCCCGAACCCCGGCGAATCCGGCGCATAGCAGGTGAAATGCGCCGCCCAGCGCGCCATCACCCCCTCATATTCCCCGCCCGACCGCGGCGACTGGTGCACCAGCAGCAGCGGTGGCCCGGACCCGCATTTCCGGTAATGCACCCGCCGCAGCGCGCCACTGGTCGCGTCCACGACATCGACAAAATGCCGGGAGATCATGCCGCCATCTCGATCAACTCCATCCGCTCGTCCGAAGGCCCGATCACGCACGCCACCCGCCGGCCCTCATACAGCGCCCCCTCCCGCCGCACCGGCGGCTCGATGAACGGCGCCCGCACCGCGTCCAGGTCGCGCACCATGAAGCTCACCATGGCATTGCCCGGCGGCAGCTCGCCTGGCGCGGCTTTCCGGAACACCGCCGCATCCGGATACTGGTCCACCTCGCTCGCCGGCAGCCGCCCCACCTTCGTCATCGTCATCGCCGTCTGGAAGTCCGCCGGCAGCCCGAAACTCCGGTTGATCATGCTGTAGGGGATCACCCAGGTCTCC carries:
- a CDS encoding type II toxin-antitoxin system Phd/YefM family antitoxin yields the protein MDIAITATDANQRFSEVLRDIQAGETFIVTSHGRPVARLLPIDHGQNQTAAIDLLLDHLNTLPPRTLPGWQRDELYT
- a CDS encoding PIN domain-containing protein, with translation MIRLAFDTNILAYLSGVNRHPDDLDKIAESRRLLAALRGRATLVAPAQALAELFVVLTRAGASRAETRETILHIRSGFAPADTTSATLDSALDCAAAHKLQLWDAIILTAAAESGAVLLLSEDMQSGFQWRGTTVVNPLAARPDRRLAALFA
- the moaA gene encoding GTP 3',8-cyclase MoaA, translated to MAAPASRPLIDGFGRRISYVRLSVTDRCDFRCTYCMPSDMTFLPKADILTLEELALVAEAFIARGVTRLRLTGGEPLVRRDMLDLVQRLGRHVGSGLDELTLTTNGSQLARFAEPLFRAGVRRVNVSLDTLDPARFTAITRRGQLAPVLDGIAAAKAAGLAVKINMVALKGLNEDEIEAMLAWCAREGHALTLIETMPLGQIEEDRTDRYLPLSEIRRRLETRFTLTPLTQRTGGPARYLRIEETGQTLGLITPLTHNFCESCNRVRVTATGTLFMCLGQEDRLDLRDLLRQHGPAALDAALDRAMQLKPKGHDFVIERREAAPAVARHMSMTGG
- a CDS encoding NAD kinase; this encodes MVSPTPAAREAEAELRPLIDFVDPAHADILVALGGDGFMLDVLHRMLNAQRSVPVFGMNRGTVGFMMNAWAPDGLAERLAAARAFTLNPLLMTAHSIEGETVTSPAINEVSLLRETRQVAKIEIAIDGRVRLSELACDGVLVATPAGSTAYNLSAHGPILPLGSDLLALTPISPFRPRRWRGALIPNDSSVTFRVLDPEKRPVSAVADQVEVRNVDSVTVTTDKSRTLTMLFDPEYALDDRILMEQFLS
- a CDS encoding alpha/beta hydrolase; protein product: MPFIRDDVQKLLAMLAATPGPQMHEVDPATARQMYQMMGQLAERPANPAVTQTDLAIPGPAGALKARRYAPPSPEPGRVLLFFHGGGWVIGDLETHNSLCSEIAALAGMTVVATDYRLAPETRFPGAVQDCLATVRWAASSPPELGSVTGIILAGDSAGGNLSAVCARALRREAPIVAQWLIYPGVDMTDATGSMTEFAEGYLLTAAGMAWFGDHYAADVDHEHASPLHSADWDALPPALVFTCGLDPLRDQGRAYAAKLISTGHRVIFREAPGQVHGSAQLRGALPSAQADLEGQIADLKALLA
- a CDS encoding RNA pyrophosphohydrolase, producing MLVNGEGKIFVGQRFDSVVEAWQMPQGGIDPGEDPWTAARRELEEETGVTPAHVEKIAETAGWLSYDLPPELRAVLWKGRYIGQRQKWFACRFTGTDADIDIATTHPEFKAWRWADPDTLPDLIVTFKQDLYRALIAELGPHLTRPTRAPTP
- a CDS encoding phytanoyl-CoA dioxygenase family protein, translated to MKKQEKNTVAMVEAFRRDGYAIVRGLFSMAEVAAIGAAMDAIHAEGMAHGRSYRHGNLFYNVLPGTPPDGAPRVRMVQWPAYHNAAMAALRIDPRWVELLQPLIGRDLKQIIHQLHWKARGVGTGGDFAWHQDSRSRRPAWAYRNLATSYVQTGLAVDPHTAESGCLRVVRGSHRHGDLAMRIDGEVLGQAVSDEALRAVGLDPADTAELLLEPGDVALWSPYLVHASGTNVSGHARRLVINGYVRAEDCDRGEWAFRNGVPVPLAGEPALVHYEALREAPGPFYP
- a CDS encoding DUF3598 domain-containing protein, yielding MGIKEDLPTLARHEGVWDGTYRYYNAEGKLVDEHTSRLFCRFPDEGPFPYHQTNHYTWADGRTEVREFPAEYRDGRIWWDNDLIKGWASDMTLDTNNRTTVLYWQRTGDPELYLYEMIQLSDDGKKRCRTWHWIRGGVLETRTAIEEKLVSRDWRGMEADMVKKAA
- a CDS encoding alpha/beta fold hydrolase translates to MISRHFVDVVDATSGALRRVHYRKCGSGPPLLLVHQSPRSGGEYEGVMARWAAHFTCYAPDSPGFGDSAPLHKADPQVEDYADAALGFLDAMGLPQVGAYGFHSGAIILVTAVKRAAHRFSALACGGYAVWSEAEKADFGANYTPAFLPLPYGEHLAWLWGRILEQSWFFPWYRADDAARLPMANDDPGKVHPIVMEVLAAGDSFRLGYAAVLRANRDVPGPGVATPPVLLSAYQGDPLAAHLARLGTLPPNWRAEGVATPDELEALALAHLRAHPAACAATAVEVADEGFVPVAAAGFDGLIHWRGNGEVLHLHAPGGAASAFGVEALAVDLPGHGLSGDWDGAPESLADWAEVVAAAVAALGVAVRSVEGRGWSVRLAAAVAARLGVGPVAAADPKGAVAEWRAQGLPDLVPDRFGGHLQRGWQMLRAETFFEPWFAASAATARAFDVAEATPEALAVRHLALMRARAARPLLNACLDAAGG